The following DNA comes from Alienimonas californiensis.
TCGCTGAAGCGGGCCAACGTCTTGAAATTGAACGAGGCGGAGGTGCCCGTCGTGGCCCGTCTGCTGGATCTGCCGGCCGAGCCCGGGGAGTTCCTCCTCCAGGCGGCGGACCGCTGGCGATTGGACGCCGCCTGCGTGACCCGCGGCCCGGACGGCTGCCGCGTGTTGAAGGCCGGCGACGATCCCGTGAACGTCCCCGCCGAGCCGGTGCAGGTCGCGGACACCGTCGGCGCCGGCGACGCCTTCACCGCCGGCCTGATCTTCGCCCTGCTGGCCGACGCCGACGCCGAGCGCTGCGGCCGCTTCGCCAACGCCGTCGGCGGCCTCGTCGCCAGCCGCGGCGGTGCCATGCCGGAGCTGCGCGCGGAGTTCGCCGCCCTCAAGGCGAAGCACGGCTTCGCCTGAGCAAGGCGAGCGGTAGGCGTCAGCCCTCCGTGTCCTCGGGAGCGTGCGAACACACGGAGGGCTAACGCCCACCGCTCGCCCACGTCCTTTCGCCTACGTGAGCAGTTCGACGAACAGCGCCCGGGCGAGGTGCATGCGGTTCTCGGCCTGATCGAACACCCGCGATTGGGGGCCGTCGATCACCGCGGCGGTCACTTCCTCGCCGCGGTGGGCGGGCAGGCAGTGCAGGAAGACGGCGTCGTCGGCCGCGGCGTTCATCAGCGACGCGTCGACCTGATAGTTGGCGAACGCCCGCAGCTTCTCGTCCCGCTGGGCCTCCTGGCCCATCGAGGCCCAGACGTCGGTGACGATGGCGTCCGCCCCCGCCACCGCCCGGGAGGGCATGGCCCCGTGGTCGATCCGGGCGCCGGGCACGGCCGCCCTGAGCCGTTTGAGGAACGCCTCGTCGAACTCGTAATCCGGCGGGCTGCACAGGGTGAACCGCACGCCCAGCTTGGCGCAGGCGATCGCCAGGCTGCGGGAGACGTTGTTGCCGTCCCCCACGAACACGATCCGACGGCCGGACAGGTCGTCGCCGAAGGCCTCCCGCAGCGTGAGCAGATCGGTGAGGGCCTGGCAGGGGTGAAACTCGTCGGTCAGGCCGTTGACGACCGGCACGCCGGCGTCCGCGGCGAGGGCCTCGACCCGCTCCTGCCCGAAGGTCCGCATGACCACGGCGTCCGCCATTCGGCCGAGCACCCGGGCCACGTCGGAGGGGTCCTCGCGGCCCATCAGCCCGGCCTCCTGGGAGGTGAGGAACAGGTCGTTCCCGCCAAGCTGCGTCATCGCCGTCGAGAAGCTCAGCCGGGTCCGCAGGCTGGGCTTGTCGTAGATCTGCACCAGCGTGCGGCCGACCAGCGGCCGCGGGCACTCGCCGGCCCGGTACTGGCATTTCAGCTTCGCGGCCAGGTCGAGCAAGCCGACGATGCGGTCCGCCGACCAGTCGAACAGGGTCAGCAGGCAGTTCTCCGGGGCGACGAACGGCGCCGCGGCGGCGCCTTTAGCGACGCCCGGGAATGAGAGGGTTTCGGTCACGTTACGCTCCCCCGCCGGTCTCGTCGGCCGCAAGGTCGGCCGCGTCGGACAGGCAGTCGATGAGAATCGCACAGCCCTCGTCCACGTCCTCCGCGGTGACGTTCAGGGCCGGCAACAAACGAACCACGCTGCCCTGCGTGCTGTTGATAATCAGGCCGCGCTTCAGGCAGGCGTCCTGCACCGGGCCGGCGGGAACGGTCAACTGCACGCCGATCATCATCCCGCAGACCCGCACGGCCTCCACGATCGGGTTGGATTCGATCAGCGGTTCGAGAGCCCCGCGGAACCGTTCGGCCATGTCGAGGCAGTGTTCCAGCAGGCCCTCTTCTTCGATCGTGCGACCGGTGGCGAGGCCGGCCGCCATCGCGAGCGGATTGCCGCCGAAGGTGCTGGCGTGCATGCCCGGCCGCAGCGAGGGGGCGATCTCGTCCCT
Coding sequences within:
- the argF gene encoding ornithine carbamoyltransferase; the protein is MTETLSFPGVAKGAAAAPFVAPENCLLTLFDWSADRIVGLLDLAAKLKCQYRAGECPRPLVGRTLVQIYDKPSLRTRLSFSTAMTQLGGNDLFLTSQEAGLMGREDPSDVARVLGRMADAVVMRTFGQERVEALAADAGVPVVNGLTDEFHPCQALTDLLTLREAFGDDLSGRRIVFVGDGNNVSRSLAIACAKLGVRFTLCSPPDYEFDEAFLKRLRAAVPGARIDHGAMPSRAVAGADAIVTDVWASMGQEAQRDEKLRAFANYQVDASLMNAAADDAVFLHCLPAHRGEEVTAAVIDGPQSRVFDQAENRMHLARALFVELLT